Genomic segment of Planctomycetota bacterium:
TGCGCGGATCGGGTCGATCTCGGCGATGAGCCGGTTCATTCGACGTTGATCATCCGTGCTTGCGATCATGAGGCGTAGCTTGGCGAGAATGCGTTCGCAGCAGTCGGCGATGTTGCCGCATTCGGTGACGCGATCACGGATGGCCCGGCGGGCGTGGGGAATCGCGTCGGTGCGTGGTGAAAGGTTGGGGTCGGCCTTCGGTAGCGGCTTGGTGCAGTACTTCGTCAGTGCTTCCGCGAGAGGCATCGGCGTCGTGAACCGCTTGGCGACGCCGCCTTCGGTTGCGTCGACGATCGTCGCGCGGCACTCGGCGAAGTCGGCCTCGAACTGTTGCAGATACGTGATCATCCGCGGCTCGGTGTAGATCGGTCGGCCGTGAACGTCGACGGTCTTGCGCAGGATCGCGCGGTCACGGACGATGCGCTCCCACTGACGCATCTCGACCGACGCAAACCGGCCGAGTTCGGAGTTCCACACGGACTCGTGTGCCGTGCCCGGCAGGTAATAGATCCCGTCGGAAAAGCCCAGGTCTTGTCCGACCATGATGATCGGGTCGCAGCCAAGGTGAACCGCGAGATGGAAGGCGAGGTGCGCAACGGTCGAACGCTGCGGCACGGCGGAGCGCTCGCGCAAGCCGCTGCCTGTGAGCACCTGCTCGGCCCAGGTGTTACCGTTGAGGGAGATGCTGCCCGGGTGCAGTTGCGGGATGCGCGGCGAGATTTTCGGCTCGGCGACGAGGTGCGTCGAGAGCGTCGGCGGCAACTCCTCGAAGAACTGCTTGCACGCTTCGTGGTAGTCGAGCGAGGTGACGTAGTCTGGCGTGACGCCCATCTCGATCATCGGCTTGAGCGCGGTCTGCACGGCGATGAGGACGGCCTTGCCCTGCGCGTCCTTGAGCAGGTGCTTGTTCTTCCGCAGCGACGGGCCGGCGGAGATGAGGATCGCGGGCTGGCCCTTGTGGAGGCCGGCGAGCGGCTCCATGCCCGGGCCGGTGATGTAGTTCTTGAGGTGCCCGACCGTGTTGCGCGCCGTGACACGGCTGAGCGTCTTGGCCGTCATCACCTGGGTCTTGACGTGGGTGAGGTGCTTCTCGGTCCAGCGGGCGACGTGGAGGAAGATGTCGGGGTGTCGGCGGAGACTCGGTGCGTGGGAGATGGTCGCCGAGCCGATGCCGGGCGCGGTGCTCCAGGGGCGCAGTGCCGAGAGCAGGTCGTCCTCGTCGTTGCCAAAGCGGATCGAGAGCTTGCCGCTGCCGAGTTCTTCGGCGAAGTCGTGCAGCGTGAACGCGGTGGCGATGAGCCTGGGGTCGGGCTCGACGACGAGCAGCTTCGCATCATCGGCGAGCCGTTCGATCGCGGCGACGACGTGGTGCATGAGCCCGCCGCCGTAGATGCAACCGCACAACGCCTGCTCAGGGTCGAACTCCTCGGCGAGGCGCTTCGCTTCGGCGAGCGGACGCCGACGAGAGTGGAGCGGCTGGCTGTCGACTTCGACCGTGAAGCCGCCGTCGGGCGTCGCTTCGATCGGGTACGGTTCGTCGGCGACGGCGTCGATCGGCTCGGCGGTCTTGGGGTCGCGTGACCAGAGCGCGGCGAGGTTTTTGCGCAGCAGATCGCTTTCGCAGGGCGCGAAAGTGCATCGTCGAGATGAGCCGCGCGTGAGGGTGAGCATGGCCGACGGGATTCCTCGTGGAGTTATCGGACACCTCGCCCCGAAGGCTGCAAAGATTGGAGCACGCCATGCAAGACTTGATCATGAGCCCGCCGTTTTGGATTCCCGCGTTGCTGGTCTTCGCCGGGTTGCTGGTGGCCCTCGTGCTGCGGAGCGTGGCGAAGGTGCCGGCGATCGGCCTGAGCGTGGCGGCGGTCGGGCTGCTCTGGTTTGGGGTCGACCTCGTAACCGAGACCAACCGTGAGGAGGCGCTGCGGCGGACAAGCACGATCATCAACGCCGCGGCCGACCGTGACTGGGAGGCGTTCGGCGATGCGATGGACGGCAACACCCGCCTACCCGGCCGATACGCCAATCGCGATCAGTTCCTCGCCGGCGCCGAGGCGACGATCGAGACCATCGACCTGAAGTCCGTGTTCATCCGCTCGCGCCAGGTCGGCGAGCTTGATGGCGTCATCGACGTCGACACCGTCGTGCTCAGCGTGCAGGCCGCCACGCACGACCGGCCGGAGAAAACCACCTGGCGGTTCCGCTACGTCGAGACCGACGATGGGCTCGTGCTCGACCTGATCCAGCCGTTGGAAGTCCGCGGGCAGGATGTCTCGATCGTCATGGACGCGATCAGTCGGTTCACCGGCAACAACTGACGCCCGTCTCGGCTACACTGCCGCCACAGGTGGCGACCGCTCCGGACGATTCTCAACCCAAACGCGGATGGCTTCGCTTCGGGCGCGACCCCGACGGCGCGCCGCTGACATGGCGTGATATTCGGAGCGGGATCAACGAGTGGGTCCGCGATCGATCGGCGGCGCAGCTTTTCACCGGCAGCTTCTTCCTTCTCGTCGTGCTCGGCACGCTCGCGCTGTGGGGGCTGCCGGGGCTGTACACGGGCGAGGATCTCGGCTTCGTCGACTCGCTGTTCATGTCGACCAGCGCGGTCTGCGTCACCGGGCTGAGTGTGTCGGACCTGGAGACGCAGTTCACGTTCTTCGGGCAGGTCGTGATGCTGACGCTGATCCAGATCGGCGGGCTGGGGATCATCGCGTTCGCGAGTCTGATCATCCTCGCGCTGGGCAGACGGCTGACACTCGACGCACGCGACTCGGCCGGGTCGGAGCTGGTCGACCTGCCCAACGTCACGCCGAGGCAGCTGGTCTTCGGCATTTTCCTCTACGCGTTCAGCTTCGAGTTCATCACCGCCGTCGGATTGTTCTTGCTGTGGCGTGAGGATCTCGGCGTGGGCGAGGCGCTTTGGTCATCGATCTTCCACGCGGTCAGCGGCTTCTGCCAGGCCGGCTTCTCGATCAACTCCGACTCGCTCATGGGCTGGAACGACTCGCCGATGACGCTGATCGTTGCAGGGTTGCCGGTGCTGGTGGGTGGACTGGGCTTTCTGACCATCGAGGACATCCGTCGGCGGGTCTTCTGGAAACGCCATCGACTCGCGCTACACACCAAGGTCGTGGTGACCGCGACGATCGCCCTGTTCCTGCTTGGCATGGGCGTGTTCCTGATCTTCGAATGGGACGGCGTGCTCAGCGGGATGTCGCTGGCGGACCACCTCGCCAACGCGGGGTTCATGTCGGTCTCGGCACGCAGCGTCGGCTTCAACAGCATCGACCACGCCCAGGCGAGCTACGGGACCAACTTCTTCACCGTCATCCTGATGTTCATCGGCGGCGGACCCGGCGGCACCGCGGGCGGGATCAAGATCACCACCTTCGCGGTCATCGGCTTGCTCGCGTGGAGTCGGCTGCGCGGGCGGCAGCATGTGACCGTCTTCAACCGCACCATCCCCGACGAAACCATCCAGCGTGCGACCGGTCTTGTCATGGCGTTCGGCACCGTCACGATCGTGTGCCTGCTCGTGCTCACGCGGACCGAGGATTTCTCGGTGCCGGGGCACACGTTCCTCGCTTACCTCTTCGAAGTCGTGAGCGCGCTGGGCAACGTCGGGCTCGGCATGGGCGTGACCGGCGATCTGTCGACCACGGGCAAGCTGGTGATCATCGTCGCGATGTTCGCAGGTCGGGTCGGGCCGATCACGCTCATCAGTATCTTCGCCCATCGCAACGGACGCCGGCGTGACAGGTTCCGCTACGCCAACGGGGAAGTCATCCTCGGCTAGGACTCAGACATGAAACGATTCGTCATCATCGGACTCGGCAACTTCGGCTCGGCAGCCTCCGTCGCGCTCTTCGAACAGGGCCACGAAGTCATCGTCGTCGACACCGACGAGGACACGATCGACCGCGTAGGCAACACCGTCACCCGTGCCGCCGTCGGCGACGGGCGCGATGTCGAGACGCTCAAGCGTGTCGGCGTCGCCGAGGCGGATGCAGGCGTCATCAGCACCGGCGATGACATCGCCGCCTCGATCCTCGCCACCCTCGCGCTCAAGGATCTCGGCGTCGAGGAGATCTTCGTCAAGGTCATCAGCCGCGACCACGCGAGGGTCATGCAGAAGATCGGTGTCACCGAGACGGTCTTCCCCGAGAAAGACAGTGCCGAGGCGCTCGCCCAGCGGATCACCGGTAAGGCCGTGCTCAACTACGTCAACATTGCGCCCAACTTCAGCCTGCAGGAGATGGCCGTCCCCGACCAATGGTGCGGCAAGTCGCTCGCGCAGCTCGACATCCGCCGCGAGTACGGCGTCCTCGTGGTCGCCCTCCACGACGTGCTGACCGACACCTACAGCGCCCCCGATCCGCAGGCCGTCCTCGAAGACAGCGACACCCTGCTGCTCGCCGGAAACGACAAGGACCTTCAGGAACTGGCCGGCCTCTAGCCCTTCACCGCACCGGCGGTGAGGCCCGCGATGAACTCCTTCTGGAGCATCAGGAACAGCACGAGCACGGGAAGGATGGCGACGAGGGTGCCGGCCATGATCAGGCCGTAGTCGATGCCGTAGATGCCACGAAGCTGGTTGATCGCGACCGAGAGCGGGAACTTCTCGGGCGATTGCAACACGATCTGCGGGCCGATGAAGTTGTTCCAAGTACCCAGGAACGTGATCAGCAGGTAGGCACCGACCATCGGACGCACCAGCGGCAGCACCATCTCGAAGAACATGCGAATCTCGCCGCAGCCGTCGATGCGTGATGACTCGAGCATCTCGTTGGGCACGCCGTTGATCATGGCCTGACGGAAGAGAAAGACGCCAAAGGCGGGCGCGGCGGCGGGGATGATCAGCCCCGCGTAGCTGTCGAGCAGTCCGAGCCAATAGAGCAGTTGGTACGCCGGTGCCAGCAACAGCGCGCCGGGAATGACCAGGGCCGCAAGAACCAATGCGAGGAAGAACGCCTTGCCGCGGAAGTGGTGTTTGGCCAATGCATAGCCGCCCATCGCCGCGCCAAGCGTCGAGAAGACGGAGGTGACCGACGCGAGGAAAAAGCTGTTAAGCACGGCCCGGCCGAAGTTGATGTCACCGCCGAAAAGCCGACCGAAATTGCCGAGGGACAAGAGTCCCCACGCGACGCCAAAGATGCCGCCCGGGTTGCCGTCGGTGATTTCGTAGGTCGTGTTCGGCGCGCCCGGCAGTCGGGCCGAGCCGATCGCTTGGTTGAGGCCGGGAATGCTCTCCAACTCCGGATCATCGAACGTCGCGAGAGGTGGAACGCTGATCACCTCGTCGAAGTCCGCCGCGTTGGCGGGCTCGGCTTCCGATGGGTTGTACCGGATGAGTACGTCCAGCACCGTGCCGTCACCGCGAGTGACTTCGATCGGGAAATCGGCGGACTCCACACCATCGAGGTGTGTCGGATCCGACAGGCTGATCTCGCCAGTGGTCGTCTCGACCGCGAACAGCCCCACCCGTGGCAGGAACTGACCGGTAAAGAACACGTCCTTTTCCTTGAGCGACGACGCGACGAGGTAAAAGAAAGGTACCAGCGTCAACACCGCGACGGGGATGAGCAGGAAGTGGGCGACGAAGTTGAAGCGCTTGTCGCGCTGGCGCTCTGACATGACTTATTCGGTCCTCTTGGCGATGGCGCGTTGAACGATGGCGAAGGCAATGAGGATCAGCGCGAGCGTCCAGCCGATCGCGCTGGCGTAGCCGAGGTCGCCGGTGTCGAAGCCGGTTTGGTAGAGGTACATGACGACGGTGAGCCCGGCGTTCTCCGGGCCCGGGCCGTTACCAAGTAGCAGGTATGGCAACTCGAACAGCTGCATCGACCCGATGAACGAGAGAAGCACGACGAACGACGCCACCGGCGCGATCGCCGGGAGTGTGACGTTTAGAAACCGGTGCCAGGCATTGGCCCCGTCGATCTCGGCGGCTTCGAGCAGCGACTTGTCGACGCTCTGCAAGGCTGCAAGGAAGTACACCATGTTGAAACCGACGTACATCCAGAATGCCGCGATGATCAGCGATGGCATGACGAATTTCTCCAGCCAGGGAAACTCGACGTCCCACGTCGGGATGATCGACGCGAGGGTGACGTTGATCAGCCCGGTGTTCTTCTGGAACATCAACGCAAACAGCACCGCGACGAACACGAGCCCGACCAGCGATGGTGCGAAGAAGATGAGCCGATAGAACGAGCGGGCTCTAAGGCCGGGTCGATTGAGCAGCAGTGCCAGTCCCAGCGATGCCGGCAGCTGCACGAACACGCTGCCGGCGGCGAAGATGAACGTGTTCTTCAGCGCGATCCAGAATCGGCTGTCGTTGACGAGGAAGGTGATGTTGTCGAACCCGACGAACTCGCTGGACCGGGGGCCGAACGTCTGCTGCGTGATGAGCAGCAGCGAGTAGAACAACGGATAGACGATGAACGTGAGGAAGATGAGAATGAACGGCGCGATGAAGAAGTACGGTGCCCACCACGACCGCTTGCTCATCCCGCCGACCGCCTGAGGCGGTGCCGCAGCGGTCTTGCTCGCCACGTTTGAAGATGCGGCCGCGGTCATTGGGCCGCCTCCTGTTCCTGCGTGAGTTGGTCGCGGACGAAGACGTTTCGACCCATCTGTTTCTCCACTTCCGCCTGCACCTCGCCGAGCAGTTCCCTGGCTCGGGGTTGTAGCGCTTCGACGGTGTAGGCTTCGTTCTGATCGGCGTAACGATAAAGGCGGCTCATGGCGTTGGCCCACTCGCTTCGTGCAAGGTTACGGAACGGCGAGCTGCTGCGGGTCGGCACATCGGGTGCGAGTTCGATGAACAGCGACCCGAGCCGTTGGCCGCCGAAGTATTCCACGGGCTCGTGATAAAAAGGCTCGTCCCAAAGCGCAATGACCGGGCTGATGATCAGCGATTGTTCCCAGAGCTTTCGGGCGGTTTCGTTGGTGAGGTAGAGGAGCTTGGCCGCTTCCCACGCCGCTTCGAAGTCCTCGGTCTGCTTGGTGATGCCCAGGCAGGTGCCGCCCCAAACGCTGGTCCGTCGGCCGCCGGGTGTCCAGGCAGGCATCGGCATCGCACGCCATTTGCCGGAGAGCTGCGGCAGATCGCCCTGGTACACGCCGGTAAGCCAGTCTGGTGCGACACCGGCAAGGACGCGTCCGGTCAGACGCAACTCGTTGCCCGGTGCGCTGAAGTCGGCGGCGTCGACGGCAATCCGATCCGGGCCGATCATCCAGGTGATCAGTTTCGCCATCAGGAAGGCGTTCAGTTCCGTGTCGATCGCGAGCTTGTCGTTCTCGTCGAAAAATCCACCACCGGCCTGCATGAGCAGCATCTCGTGCATGTCGGCATTCGTGTACCAAAGATTCAGCAGGTAGCGATCAGCTTTTCCGTCGCCGTCGATGTCCTGAGCCGCCCGGAGCGTGTCGGCGAACTCGTCCCATGTCTCGATGGCTTCCACGTCGTAGCCGAGCTCTTCGACGAGGATGTCGTGGCGGTATAACAGAACGACCGGGTGAACGTCATGCGGGATGCCAAAGATTCGGCCGCGTGTCGACCATTGGCTGAAGCTCGGCTCGTTGATCTGCTCGTAAATGCCTTCGCTCTTGAGCCGGTCGGTGAGATCGACGAAACCGACATCCTCCAGCGGGCCGGAGAAGACTTTACCGATGACGCCCTGCTCGACTTCGATGAGATCGGCGACCGGTGTGTCGGACATGAAGCCGCTGAGCATTCGCCGCTGTAGCGCCTGTCCGTCGATCAGGAAGATGTTGAGCTTGAGATCGTCTTTATCGGTGTTGGCCGCGTTGTACTCCTCGGCGAGGGGGATGTACATGTCCGAGTGGTTGCGGGCGAACGTCCACATCGTCAGGCCTTCGACATCTTTCTCGGGCCAGGCGAGTACCACGACCGACGACACGACGGCGATGATGATGATCAGCCACGCGCCCAGCGAGAGTTGAAGCGGGAGCCGTTCGACGAACGTCTCCTTGTACTCCGGTGCCGTGCTCGGAGGTAAGCTCTCAAGAATACTCACCGGCTCATTTGCCGCTGATGCGCGAGTACGGGCTGTTGTCTGATCCGGCTGGTATGTCACTGTCGGAACCTCACTCCACACTGATTGTGCATTGAAACGTGTTTCAATCAAACCGTCTGAAGCGTATTCGACTGATCGAGCGCGCCGAACCGCCGGTTGCGTTGGGCGAATGCACGGATCGCGCGGTGTAGTTCTTCGGCATCGAACTCCGGCCAAAGTGCGTCGCTGACGAAGAGTTCGGCATAGCTGATCTGCCAGAGCAAGTAGTTGGAGATACGCATCTCCCCTGCCGTGCGGATGAGCAAGTCTGGATCGGGTAGGCCTGCAGTGTAGAGGTGAGCGTCGATCGTGTCGTGATCGATGTCGCCGGGCAGCAACTCACCTGCCGCGACCTTGCGGGCGATCGACTTCATCGCGTCGGCGATCTCGGTGCGACTGCCATAGTTGAGAGCGAGGTTGAGGACGAGCCCGTTGTTGTTGCCGGTCTCGTCCAACGTGATCGCGAGTTCGTCCTGGAGCAGTTCCGGCAACTCGTCAGATCGGCCGATCTGCATGAATTTGACGTTCTCGCGCATCATTCTCGGCCGTTCGCGGCGGAGGTAGTCGACGTACATCTGCATGAGCGCCTCCACCTCGTCGGCCGGACGTTTCCAGTTCTCGACGCTGAAGCTGTACAGCGTGATGACATCCGGCCCGCCGAGTTGCCGACGCATCTCGACGCACTCGGTGACCAAGTCCGGCACCACCGCCGCCCCGCGGTCATGGCCGTTGATTCGCTCCATCCCCTGCTGCACCGCCCAGCGCCCGTTGCCATCCATGATGATCGCGATGTGACGCGGGATCCGTTCACGCGGAAGATCGCTGAGAGGGTGCATGGGGTGATCGTAGCGAAGAAGAAATCCGAATGCCGAGTTCCCGAATGACGAATGAGATCCGAAGGCCGAATGGTCCAAGACTCATTTCGGATTTCTGACTTCGGATTTCTGACTTCGGATTTCGTCATTTGCCAGCAGGTGGTACTCGAACCCGTCGATCAACGCTTCCCAGCTTGCGTTGATCACGTTCTCATCGACACCCACGGTACCGAAGTAGTCGGACTTGCCGTCGGACAGGTCGCGGCGGAACTCCGTGACGACGCGCACCTTCGCCGCCGTCGCTGCCGAGGAGTTGACGACGCGCACCTTGTAGTCGACCAGGTGCAGCCCGTTGATAGCCGGGTAGTGTTCACGAAGTGCCTTACGCAGGGCATGGTCTAACGCGTCGACCGGGCCATGCCCTTCGGCGACACGGTGTTCAACGGTGTCGCCGACATGCACCTTGCAAGTCGCCTCGGCCACCGGACGTTCGCCGTCGGTGCGGAGGATGACACAGCGGTAGTGATCGAGGGTGAAATACGCGCGCCGCTTTCCAATTTCCTTGCGGAGCAGCAGTTCGAAGCTCGCCTCGGCCGCTTCGAAAACGTAACCCGCGTTCTCCAGATCCTGCACGCGCTCGAGCACCCGGCGTTGGACTTCCCGGTCGGCTTCGATGCCGAACTTCTTGCCGAGCTTCTCGGCGATGTTGCTCGCGCCGCTCATCTCGGAGACGAGGATCTTCCGCTGGTTTCCGACGCTGGCCGGGTCGACGTGCTCATACGTCCCGGCGTGTTTGCGAACCGCGTGGACGTGCATCCCGCCCTTGTGGGCAAACGCGGAAGCACCGACGTACGGCTGCCCGCCCCACAGCGGCTGGTTGGCGATCTCGTAGACGAAGCGCGACACTTCGGTGAGTCGTTCGAGGCTGCCGGGCAGCAGCACGTCGTGGCCGAACTTGAGTGCGAGGTTGGCCGCGGCGACGACGAGGTCCATGTTGCCACAGCGTTCGCCGACGCCGTTGATCGTGCCCTGCACATGCGTTGCCCCGGCGTCGACGGCGGCCAACGCATTGGCCACGGCAACGCCCGAGTCGTTGTGCGTGTGGATGCCGACGGTGACGTTGGACTGTGCGACGACGGCCGCGGTGGCTTCGGCGACCTCGGTCGGCATCGTGCCGCCGTTGGTGTCGCAGAGGCACAGCACCGTCGCCCCCGCCGACTCCGCCGCTGCCAGGGTCGAAAGCGCGTGCTCGCGATCCTCCTTGAACGCGTCGAAGAAGTGCTCGGCGTCGTAGATCACCTCGCGCCCCGCATCGACACACACCTTCACGCTATCGGCGATCATCGCGTGATTCTCGTCGACGGTCGTGTTCAAGACATTCTCGATCTGGAACTTGATCGTCTTGCCGACGATGGTGATCGCCGGCGTCTCGGCATCGAGCAACGCCCGCATGCCAACGTCCTCCGACGCATCGACACCTCGCCGACGGGTCATGCCAAACGCGCTGACCTTCGCATGACTCAGCGCTGGTTCGCGAATGTCCTCGAAGAATCCCACGTCCTTCGGGTTGCTCAGCGGGTAGCCGCCCTCGATGTAGTCGAAGCCGATCTCGTCGAGCTTTCGGGCCACGAGCAGCTTGTCGGTGAGCGAGAGGTTGAAGCCTTCGCCCTGGGTGCCGTCTCTCAGCGTCGTGTCATAAAGGTGGATTCTCATGGAGTGATGAATGAGGAATGCGGAATGATGAATGGAGAGAGACGGAAACAAAACGCCCCGCCGTTGGTGGTCGGCGGGGCGTGTGGTCTTGGGCAAAACTGCAGGAGAACCGGTCACCGCCGCCGATGCGGGATGATGATGTCGATCCGAATAATGGCCGAGCTCGCGGTCATACGTGGTGGAGCATAGCGGCTGGCGTCTACTTGACAACCACCCTGCCAGTCATGCGCGGGTGGAGCTTGGAACCGTACGGATAGGTCCCGGACGTCGTGAAGGTGTGGGTGTAACTTTTGCCCGGCTTGAGCGGCCCGGAGTCGAAGGCACCGCTGGTCGAGGTGACGGTGTAGTCGCGGGTGTCGTTGTTCTTCCAGGTGACCGACTCGCCGGCCTTAATCGAGACCGTGCCGGGCGTGAACTTCAACTCCTTCACGCTCACCGTGGCGGCGACGCAAACGGCAAGGGCAGCGGTCAGGATCAGGGCGGGGATGCGGCGCATGATGGTGTAACAGTATCGACCCGGCGGTAGGCATTCGGTTAGTTTCCGCCCAGGGCGGACGTGCTACCTTCGGTGCATGTCCGAGAAGATCATCCGCGACCCGGTCCATGACGTGATCGCCCTCCGCACCGAGGACGACACCGAGGGGTTGCTCTTCGAGCTTCTCAACGCCCGGGAGTCCCAACGCCTACGCCGCATCCGGCAGCTCGGCATGGCATCCTTGGCGTATCCGGGGGCGGACCATTCGCGCTACAGCCACTCGCTGGGCGTCATGCAGACGGCCCGACGGATGCTCGATCGGCTCGAACGCAACCACGCCATCGACGCCGAGGATCGCAAGATCGCCCTGTGTGCCGCCCTGCTGCATGATCTCGGGCACGGCCCCTTCAGCCATGTCTTCGAGCGTGTCACTGGCATCCACCATGAACGTCTCTCGGCCCGCGTGATCAACGATCCGACGACAGAGGTCCATCAGCTTCTGATCTCCCACGACAAGTCACTGCCCGAGCGGATCACCGACCTGCTGGCCGGGCCCGAACCGCGGACTTTTCTTGGGGACCTGATCAGTTCGCAGCTCGACGCGGACCGGATCGACTACCTGCTACGAGACAACCTGATGACCGGCAGCCGGTACGGGCACTTTGACATGACCTGGCTGCTGACGGCGCTGACGATCGAGCCGACCGGCGGGCGGCTGGCGGTCTTGCCCAAGGCCGTCTCGGCGGTCGAGGCGTACCTGATGGCGCGGTACCACATGTACCGCAACGTTTACTTCCACAAGGTCGTCCGGGCGGCCGAGGGGATGGTGCAGCTGATCCTGCAACGCGCCAAACGCCTTGCGGTGCAAGGCCGGCTCGAATGGTCAGCCGCGACCGGCGGCGTGGAGAAAGCGCTCACCGGCAACCGCCTCACCACGCCGGAATTCCTCGACCTCGACGACGCCGCGGTCATGCAATGCTTCAAGGCGTGGACCACCGGCACCGATCCGTTGCTGGCCAACCTCTGCCGCGGGATGGTCGAACGCAAGCTCTACAAAACCGTCGAGCTTCACGACTGCAGCGACCCGGCCGGCGCGTTCGCGGCGGCGCAGTCGGCGGTCGAAAGCGTGGGCGGCGATCCGGACTATCACCTGTTTCTCGACGAGGTGAGCGACACGCCGTACAAGACGGCCGGCGGTGAGTTCGAGGGCGGCGCGTTCGGCAGCGAGGTGATCGTCGCCGGCCGGGAAGGCCCGGTGCCGATCGCCCGACTGTCGCCGATGGTCAAAGCACTCGCCGAGCAGTTACGGTTTTGCCGGATTCACGTCGCGTCGGCGTACCGAGACGTCGTCGCCGAAGCGATTCAATCTTGATTCCGCATATGTTCCGCGACTTGCACGAAAAACGGCGTGAGCGTC
This window contains:
- the cimA gene encoding citramalate synthase, with the translated sequence MRIHLYDTTLRDGTQGEGFNLSLTDKLLVARKLDEIGFDYIEGGYPLSNPKDVGFFEDIREPALSHAKVSAFGMTRRRGVDASEDVGMRALLDAETPAITIVGKTIKFQIENVLNTTVDENHAMIADSVKVCVDAGREVIYDAEHFFDAFKEDREHALSTLAAAESAGATVLCLCDTNGGTMPTEVAEATAAVVAQSNVTVGIHTHNDSGVAVANALAAVDAGATHVQGTINGVGERCGNMDLVVAAANLALKFGHDVLLPGSLERLTEVSRFVYEIANQPLWGGQPYVGASAFAHKGGMHVHAVRKHAGTYEHVDPASVGNQRKILVSEMSGASNIAEKLGKKFGIEADREVQRRVLERVQDLENAGYVFEAAEASFELLLRKEIGKRRAYFTLDHYRCVILRTDGERPVAEATCKVHVGDTVEHRVAEGHGPVDALDHALRKALREHYPAINGLHLVDYKVRVVNSSAATAAKVRVVTEFRRDLSDGKSDYFGTVGVDENVINASWEALIDGFEYHLLANDEIRSQKSEVRNPK
- a CDS encoding cupredoxin domain-containing protein — protein: MRRIPALILTAALAVCVAATVSVKELKFTPGTVSIKAGESVTWKNNDTRDYTVTSTSGAFDSGPLKPGKSYTHTFTTSGTYPYGSKLHPRMTGRVVVK
- a CDS encoding HD domain-containing protein, producing the protein MSEKIIRDPVHDVIALRTEDDTEGLLFELLNARESQRLRRIRQLGMASLAYPGADHSRYSHSLGVMQTARRMLDRLERNHAIDAEDRKIALCAALLHDLGHGPFSHVFERVTGIHHERLSARVINDPTTEVHQLLISHDKSLPERITDLLAGPEPRTFLGDLISSQLDADRIDYLLRDNLMTGSRYGHFDMTWLLTALTIEPTGGRLAVLPKAVSAVEAYLMARYHMYRNVYFHKVVRAAEGMVQLILQRAKRLAVQGRLEWSAATGGVEKALTGNRLTTPEFLDLDDAAVMQCFKAWTTGTDPLLANLCRGMVERKLYKTVELHDCSDPAGAFAAAQSAVESVGGDPDYHLFLDEVSDTPYKTAGGEFEGGAFGSEVIVAGREGPVPIARLSPMVKALAEQLRFCRIHVASAYRDVVAEAIQS